A region from the Benincasa hispida cultivar B227 chromosome 10, ASM972705v1, whole genome shotgun sequence genome encodes:
- the LOC120089128 gene encoding uncharacterized protein LOC120089128 — MFFLTVKKVVDACIRDKLIVSLEAQTEQQIKESTDWEEKDFLCKNVILNGLTDDLYDYYSTMKTTKVVCDALQKKYDTMEAGSKKYDVSCYLKFQMMDDKYVEAQSHKLQKIAYEIITEGMPLDEQFQVAIIIDKLPHLWKDFKNTLRYKTKELSLESLITQLRIEEEARK; from the coding sequence atgttCTTTCTTACCGTCAAGAAAGTAGTCGACGCATGTATCAGGGATAAACTAATTGTCTCGCTAGAAGCACAAACTgaacaacagataaaagaaTCTACTGACTGGGAGGAGAAAGATTTTTTATGTAAGAACGTTATActaaatggtttgactgatgatctaTATGACTACTACAGCACAATGAAGACAACAAAGGTGGTCTGCGACGCCTTGCAAAAGAAGTACGACACCATGGAGGCTGGGTCAAAGAAATATGATGTTAGTTgttatctcaagttccagatgaTGGATGACAAATATGTGGAGGCCCAGTCCCACAAACTACAGAAGATAGCCTATGAGATAATAactgaaggtatgcctctagacgaacaattccaagttgctaTTATTATTGATAAGCTGCCCCATTTgtggaaggactttaagaacACGTTGAGGTATAAGACCAAGGAGCTTTCCTTAGAGAGTCTCATCACTCAGCTAAGGATTGAGGAGGAAGCCCGGAAGTAG